Proteins from a genomic interval of Eschrichtius robustus isolate mEscRob2 chromosome 18, mEscRob2.pri, whole genome shotgun sequence:
- the TEX30 gene encoding testis-expressed protein 30 isoform X3, giving the protein MSHTEVKLKIPFGNKLLDAVCLVPNKSLTYGIILTHGASGDMNLPHLMSLASHLASHGFFSLRFTCKGLNIVHRIKAYKSVLNYLKTSGEYKLAGVFLGELVGESGTENASS; this is encoded by the exons ATGAGTCATACAGAG gttaaattaaaaataccttttgGAAATAAATTACTAGATGCTGTTTGTTTGGTACCTAACAAGAGCTTAACATATGGAATAATTCTTACACATGGAGCATCAGGAGATATGAATCTTCCTCATTTGATGTCACTGGCATCCCATCTTGCATCTCATGGTTTTTTTAGCCTGAGATTTACCTGTAAAGGCCTTAATATTGTACATAGAATTAAGGCATATAAATCAGTTTTG AATTACCTAAAGACCTCAGGAGAATACAAACTTGCAGGTGTTTTCCTTGGAG aaCTTGTTGGAGAAAGTGGCACAGAAAATGCAAGCTCCTAA
- the TEX30 gene encoding testis-expressed protein 30 isoform X1 gives MSHTEVKLKIPFGNKLLDAVCLVPNKSLTYGIILTHGASGDMNLPHLMSLASHLASHGFFSLRFTCKGLNIVHRIKAYKSVLNYLKTSGEYKLAGVFLGGRSMGSRAAASVMCHIEPGDADNFVRGLICISYPLHHPKQQHKLRDEDLFRIKDPVLFVSGSADEMCEKNLLEKVAQKMQAPNKIHWIEKASHSMAVKGRSTNDVFKEINTQILFWIQEITEMDKK, from the exons ATGAGTCATACAGAG gttaaattaaaaataccttttgGAAATAAATTACTAGATGCTGTTTGTTTGGTACCTAACAAGAGCTTAACATATGGAATAATTCTTACACATGGAGCATCAGGAGATATGAATCTTCCTCATTTGATGTCACTGGCATCCCATCTTGCATCTCATGGTTTTTTTAGCCTGAGATTTACCTGTAAAGGCCTTAATATTGTACATAGAATTAAGGCATATAAATCAGTTTTG AATTACCTAAAGACCTCAGGAGAATACAAACTTGCAGGTGTTTTCCTTGGAG GTCGTTCAATGGGCTCAAGAGCAGCTGCTTCTGTAATGTGTCATATTGAgccaggtgatgctgataatTTTGTTCGAGGTCTCATTTGTATTTCCTATCCACTGCACCATCCAAAGCAGCAGCATAAACTTAGAGATGAAGATCTCTTTCGTATAAAAGATCCTGTACTGTTTGTGTCAGGCTCAGCAGATGAAATGTGTGAAAAG aaCTTGTTGGAGAAAGTGGCACAGAAAATGCAAGCTCCTAATAAAATCCACTGGATTGAGAAAGCAAGTcattccatggcagtgaaaggaCGGTCAACAAATgatgttttcaaagaaataaatacacagaTTTTGTTTTGGATCCAGGAAATCACTGAAATGGACAAGAAATAA
- the TEX30 gene encoding testis-expressed protein 30 isoform X2 yields the protein MNLPHLMSLASHLASHGFFSLRFTCKGLNIVHRIKAYKSVLNYLKTSGEYKLAGVFLGGRSMGSRAAASVMCHIEPGDADNFVRGLICISYPLHHPKQQHKLRDEDLFRIKDPVLFVSGSADEMCEKNLLEKVAQKMQAPNKIHWIEKASHSMAVKGRSTNDVFKEINTQILFWIQEITEMDKK from the exons ATGAATCTTCCTCATTTGATGTCACTGGCATCCCATCTTGCATCTCATGGTTTTTTTAGCCTGAGATTTACCTGTAAAGGCCTTAATATTGTACATAGAATTAAGGCATATAAATCAGTTTTG AATTACCTAAAGACCTCAGGAGAATACAAACTTGCAGGTGTTTTCCTTGGAG GTCGTTCAATGGGCTCAAGAGCAGCTGCTTCTGTAATGTGTCATATTGAgccaggtgatgctgataatTTTGTTCGAGGTCTCATTTGTATTTCCTATCCACTGCACCATCCAAAGCAGCAGCATAAACTTAGAGATGAAGATCTCTTTCGTATAAAAGATCCTGTACTGTTTGTGTCAGGCTCAGCAGATGAAATGTGTGAAAAG aaCTTGTTGGAGAAAGTGGCACAGAAAATGCAAGCTCCTAATAAAATCCACTGGATTGAGAAAGCAAGTcattccatggcagtgaaaggaCGGTCAACAAATgatgttttcaaagaaataaatacacagaTTTTGTTTTGGATCCAGGAAATCACTGAAATGGACAAGAAATAA